In Bdellovibrionota bacterium, a genomic segment contains:
- a CDS encoding PEGA domain-containing protein, which yields MQETEALRSTIAKAPDFDSVIPLAGDDSTPQLAPVPASAAPRMDRSFIFEDRKRERRKLALTVFLGFSVIIPGLLIAAGWAQHFLNRSLETDSKQDVSRRLKNSEVIRAMETKRQLHYASDGTTPVTEQDGRISIETFPPGAYVYINDRRYSKGTPLHAKSLPPNTTLHVLIRKDGYEDSDHFLNIAPGEEREITVVLTRRR from the coding sequence ATGCAAGAAACAGAGGCGCTTCGTTCCACGATCGCAAAAGCTCCCGATTTCGACTCGGTCATTCCGTTGGCGGGCGATGACTCGACTCCGCAATTGGCTCCCGTACCCGCTTCGGCGGCTCCCCGAATGGACCGCTCCTTTATATTCGAGGATCGCAAACGCGAAAGGCGAAAACTTGCGCTCACGGTTTTTCTTGGTTTTTCGGTCATCATTCCAGGTCTCTTGATCGCCGCCGGTTGGGCGCAACATTTTTTGAATCGCAGTCTCGAGACGGACTCAAAACAGGATGTTTCGCGGCGATTGAAGAATTCCGAAGTGATACGGGCGATGGAAACAAAGAGGCAGCTCCACTATGCCTCAGATGGAACAACGCCAGTGACCGAACAAGACGGGCGCATTTCCATCGAAACCTTCCCTCCCGGGGCATACGTTTACATCAACGATCGGCGGTATTCTAAAGGAACTCCGTTGCATGCAAAATCGCTTCCACCCAATACGACGCTTCACGTATTGATCCGCAAGGACGGCTACGAAGACTCCGACCATTTTCTGAATATCGCCCCCGGAGAAGAGCGAGAAATCACCGTCGTTCTGACGCGCAGACGTTAA
- a CDS encoding tetratricopeptide repeat protein, translating to MHPFVLNPRKIEKIFRTFSRLRRYWWGRGWGLWRCHEELLWAVICLSIKTNLIHRSELRMERASVTVPQLSMLNKKELRRPDEFMSIFGNLMQWATERVRGVTTIVFGLIVLGLGAIAWNSWSDTKNRAAADDFREIVETASSNLVSTALKLGSQEKGSDPKPATKAKWEKVASELPPFLEKHGLSSFAGTALLYQGRANLEIGKYDVALKAYQQAESKLNGAYRYLALEGQAMVYMQQEKWNAAEKLWTTLSKADDNPLRALHTWNLGLAQEAAKRNSEAVKTYKDFETRFSDSDLIEKVRLRLAILQATG from the coding sequence TTGCATCCGTTCGTGCTCAACCCGCGAAAAATCGAAAAGATCTTCCGGACGTTTTCCCGATTGCGGCGCTATTGGTGGGGACGAGGGTGGGGACTTTGGCGGTGCCATGAAGAGCTATTGTGGGCTGTGATATGCCTCTCCATCAAGACAAATTTGATTCATCGCTCTGAATTGCGAATGGAGCGGGCCTCTGTTACCGTCCCCCAACTTAGCATGCTGAACAAAAAGGAATTGCGCCGCCCGGACGAGTTCATGTCCATTTTCGGCAATCTGATGCAGTGGGCCACCGAGCGCGTTCGAGGGGTTACGACGATCGTCTTTGGATTGATTGTCTTGGGCTTGGGTGCAATTGCCTGGAATTCTTGGAGCGATACCAAGAACCGAGCCGCAGCCGACGATTTTCGAGAAATCGTCGAAACTGCGTCTTCCAATCTGGTGTCGACGGCGCTCAAACTGGGATCACAAGAGAAGGGTTCCGACCCGAAGCCGGCCACTAAGGCAAAATGGGAAAAAGTGGCCTCCGAACTGCCTCCGTTTTTGGAAAAACATGGATTGAGTTCCTTTGCGGGGACTGCGCTTCTTTACCAGGGTCGAGCCAACCTTGAGATCGGGAAGTATGATGTCGCTTTGAAAGCGTACCAACAAGCGGAATCCAAACTGAACGGTGCGTACCGGTATCTTGCTTTGGAAGGGCAGGCGATGGTTTACATGCAACAGGAAAAATGGAACGCGGCGGAGAAACTGTGGACGACGCTTTCGAAAGCGGACGACAACCCGCTGCGGGCTTTGCACACCTGGAATTTGGGCTTAGCGCAGGAGGCAGCAAAACGGAATTCCGAGGCCGTAAAAACGTACAAAGATTTTGAAACTCGGTTCTCGGATTCGGATCTCATCGAAAAGGTCCGGT